Proteins from one Bombyx mori chromosome 25, ASM3026992v2 genomic window:
- the LOC101743351 gene encoding G-protein coupled receptor Mth2 gives MNLIQLKSVLGYLFLHFFMEAVNSKRCCPPDQYLLKNETVCWDSQTNETSQINMPCKKYVFIRKFIERDGKLVLISLGKEIGPLNVSFCINDVAVGQSRLNLSIIQNVAVTCATEIDPKETVFGYCMIVSVIFLAITVAIYSSFSNLRDLFGKSIISYCGSMAIALALLAIIKLMAYSDMSWCAVRGFLAYFFLISSFFWSNAISIQILLCSRAPALFSAKSSFLWYSLYAWGCPAVLTICMAIVNFHPGDHAKPGLGLNHCWFANESQRWYYMYSVMSVLIILNMCIYVYCATLVCQKPFSSAHIKEMRYKLWLMIRLLVLMGLFWIFEMISTFTEAHIVWTILDVFNTLQGFLMFVVLVVLRPRVIKTIHQRGLFFCMSGIVEKCLAVVDDAEDECIVHTEVAMTDK, from the exons atgaatttaattcaattaaaaagtgTTCTTGgctatttatttttgcatttCTTTATGGAAGCAGTGAACAGTAAAAGATGTTGCCCCCCAGACCAATACCTCCTCAAAAACGAAACAGTTTGCTGGGATTCGCAAACGAATGAAACTTCACAGATTAATATGCCTTGTAAAAAATATGTGTTCATAAGAAAGTTTATAGAAAGAGATGGAAAATTGGTGCTTATTAGCTTGGGGAAAGAAATAGGGCCACTGAATGTTAGTTT TTGTATTAACGACGTGGCAGTTGGTCAAAGTCGTCTCAACTTGTCAATAATCCAAAACGTTGCCGTCACATGTGCAACCGAAATAGATCCGAAAGAAACTGTTTTTGGATATTGTATGATTGTGTCCGTTATTTTTCTGGCAATAACGGTTGCCATATACAGTAGTTTTTCGAACTTGCG GGATCTTTTTGGTAAAAGCATCATAAGTTATTGTGGTAGCATGGCAATAGCTTTAGCCTTACTGGCAATAATAAAGCTAATGGCATATTCGGATATGAGTTGGTGTGCTGTTCGAG GATTTCTTGCGTACTTCTTTCTGATAAGTAGCTTTTTCTGGTCAAATGCTATTTCAATACAAATTCTTCTCTGTTCTAG AGCACCGGCACTATTTAGTGCCAAAAGTAGCTTCTTATGGTATTCCTTATATGCTTGGGGGTGTCCTGCTGTTCTCACAATATGCATGGCAATTGTAAATTTTCATCCTGGGGACCATGCTAAGCCGGGACTCGGATTAAATCACTGTTGGTTTGCAA ATGAATCGCAAAGATGGTATTACATGTATAGCGTTATGTCGGtgctaataattttaaatatgtgcATTTATGTATATTGCGCAACACTTGTATGTCAGAAGCCGTTTTCGTCGGCGCATATCAAAGAAATGCGTTACAA attgtGGCTGATGATACGTCTTTTGGTGCTGATGGGATTGTTTTGGATCTTCGAAATGATCAGTACATTCACTGAAGCACATATTGTGTG GACTATATTGGACGTCTTCAACACTTTACAAGGCTTCCTAATGTTTGTGGTACTTGTGGTCCTGCGTCCGCGCGTTATCAAAACCATCCACCAGCGCGGCCTCTTCTTTTGTATGTCCGGAATTGTGGAAAAATGTTTGGCCGTGGTCGATGATGCGGAGGACGAATGTATCGTGCACACGGAGGTCGCTATGACCGATAAATAG
- the LOC101743494 gene encoding C-1-tetrahydrofolate synthase, cytoplasmic isoform X2: MAQIISGIEVAGSIENDLRQQVTRLRSKWSGFEPRLAIVQVGGREDSNVYIRMKLKAAEKIGIAAEHIRLPRDITEIELLAKITSLNESPSVHGIIVQMPLDSDHAIDAHRVTDAVSPDKDVDGLNTINEGRVAVGDLSGFIPCTPAGCVELIKKTGVTIAGKNVVVLGRSRIVGTPVSELLKWEHATVTVCHSKTKNLSEITKTAEILVVAIGRPEMVRGSWIKPGAVVIDCGINAIEDPTKKSGQRLVGDVAYQEAVKVASAVTPVPGGVGPMTVAMLMRNTVQAARRQLDRLLAPSWPLKPLRLTPITPPPSDIVIARSQKPKDIGELAAEIGLCPSEVSQYGRTKAKISLSVLDRLRNQRTGKYIVVAGITPTPLGEGKSTTLIGLVQALTAHRGKNAFACMRQPSQGPTFGVKGGAAGGGYSQVIPMEEFNLHMTGDIHAVTAANNLLAAQMDARIFHELTQKDGPLYDRLVPKIKGVRKFSPIQLRRLKRLGIDKTDPDSLTAEERVKFARLNIDPTKIMWNRVVDLNDRYLRKITIGQSPTEKGFTRETAFDISVASEIMAILALGNDVDDIKERLASMVVALDKDGNAVTADDLGMTGALLVLLRDAFEPTLMQSLEGTPVLVHAGPFANIAHGCSSILADKIAMKLAGPAGYVATEAGFGSDIGMEKFFDIKCRASGDRPHCAVIVATVRALKMHGGGPPVSPGLPLHDVYLQENLDLLHKGLCNLGKHISNGNKFGIPVVVAVNKHGNDSAAELSLVQDFALHNGAFRAVVCSHFTDGGAGAIELADAVIDACNRPTHFQYLYPLSFSIQDKIHTIASQMYGASEIEYTEEVLEKIKIFTEKGYDKFPICMAKTSNSLTGDPSIKGAPTDFTLKINGIFVSVGAGFVVPMVGEISKMPGLPTRPSIYDIDLNTKTGEIEGLF; the protein is encoded by the exons ATGGCACAAATTATATCTGGGATTGAAGTTGCAgg ATCTATAGAAAATGACCTGCGTCAACAAGTGACTAGGCTCCGTTCAAAATGGTCTGGCTTCGAGCCCAGGCTTGCCATCGTGCAGGTGGGCGGGCGCGAGGACTCCAACGTCTACATCAGGATGAAGCTGAAGGCAGCTGAGAAAATTGGTATCGCCGCCGAACATATCCGCTTACCAAGGGACATCACTGAAATAGAG ctgttagcaaaaatAACGAGTCTGAATGAATCTCCTTCGGTTCACGGCATCATTGTTCAAATGCCCCTTGATTCGGACCACGCGATCGACGCTCATCGAGTCACTGATGCTGTCTCGCCTGATAAAGATGTTGACGG CTTAAACACAATTAACGAAGGTCGAGTAGCAGTAGGTGATCTGTCCGGATTCATTCCTTGCACTCCGGCCGGGTGCGTGGAACTGATTAAGAAGACCGGCGTCACTATAGCTGGCAAAAATGTGGTAGTGCTCGGGCGGAGTCGCATTGTGGGTACTCCGGTGTCAGAGTTGCTGAAATGGGAACACGCTACTGTCACAGTGTGCCATTCAAAGACTAAGAATTTGAGTGAAATT acTAAGACAGCAGAAATACTGGTGGTGGCGATCGGTCGTCCAGAGATGGTCCGAGGTTCTTGGATCAAGCCTGGAGCGGTCGTTATAGACTGTGGTATCAACGCTATTGAGG ATCCTACAAAGAAAAGCGGGCAACGTTTAGTGGGCGACGTGGCTTACCAGGAGGCGGTCAAAGTAGCTTCGGCTGTGACTCCTGTGCCGGGCGGCGTGGGGCCCATGACCGTGGCGATGCTCATGCGGAACACCGTGCAGGCAGCGCGCCGACAGCTCGACCGCTTGCTTGCCCCCTCTTGGCCTCTGAAACCGCTTCGCCTCACCCCGATTACGCCACCGCCCAG TGACATCGTAATAGCTCGTTCTCAGAAGCCTAAAGACATCGGAGAGCTGGCGGCAGAGATCGGTCTGTGTCCGAGCGAGGTGTCTCAATATGGACGTACTAAGGCCAAGATTTCACTGTCCGTTCTCGACAGACTACGCAACCAACGCACAGGGAAATACATCGTAGTTGCTGG TATAACTCCGACACCACTTGGTGAAGGTAAAAGCACCACTCTAATAGGTCTGGTGCAAGCGTTGACAGCACATCGCGGGAAGAACGCGTTTGCATGCATGCGGCAACCGAGTCAGGGACCGACCTTTGGCGTTAAAGGGGGTGCTGCTGGAGGGGGCTACTCTCAA GTAATTCCAATGGAGGAGTTCAACCTGCACATGACTGGCGACATTCATGCCGTAACCGCTGCCAACAATCTTCTTGCTGCACAAATGGACGCGCGCATCTTCCACGAGCTGACACAGAAGGACGGACCTCTGTATGACCGTCTCGTCCCCAAGATCAAAGGCGTCAGGAAGTTCTCTCCTATCCAGCTACGCAGACTGAAGAGATTGGGAATCGATAAAACGGACCCTGACTCTTTAACTGCCGAAGAGAGGGTTAAGTTCGCTCGACTCAATATAGACCCAACAAAGATTATGTGGAACAGAG TTGTGGATCTAAACGACAGATATCTTCGAAAGATTACAATAGGCCAGTCTCCTACGGAAAAAGGCTTTACTCGGGAGACTGCTTTCGATATTTCCGTCGCTTCGGAGATCATGGCTATTCTGGCGTTAGGTAATGACGTAGACGACATCAAAGAACGACTCGCCAGCATGGTGGTGGCCCTCGATAAGGACGGCAACGCTGTCACCGCAGACGACTtg GGCATGACGGGAGCGTTGCTGGTGTTGCTACGTGATGCGTTCGAGCCGACGCTGATGCAGAGTCTGGAGGGCACGCCGGTGCTGGTGCACGCAGGACCCTTCGCCAACATCGCGCACGGCTGCTCCTCCATACTGGCCGACAAGATCGCCATGAAGCTGGCCGGTCCCGCTGGATACGTCGCCACTGAAGCTGGATTTGGATCTGATATTG GAATGGAGAAGTTCTTCGACATAAAGTGTCGCGCAAGCGGTGACCGGCCTCACTGCGCGGTCATCGTTGCGACCGTGCGCGCGCTCAAGATGCACGGCGGCGGCCCGCCCGTCTCACCCGGCCTGCCTCTGCATGACGTCTACCTGCAG GAGAACCTAGATCTGCTACACAAAGGTCTATGTAACTTGGGCAAACACATCAGTAACGGCAACAAATTTGGTATTCCGGTCGTTGTAGCTGTCAACAAACACGG AAATGATAGCGCCGCGGAATTGAGTTTGGTGCAAGACTTCGCTCTGCACAACGGCGCGTTCAGGGCGGTGGTGTGTAGCCACTTCACCGACGGCGGGGCGGGCGCTATCGAGCTTGCCGACGCCGTTATCGACGCCTGCAACCGACCCACGCATTTCCAGTACCTATACCCCCTGAGCTTCTCCATCCAGGACAAGATTCACACAATCGCCAGTCAGATGTACGGCGCTTCCGAAATCGAATACACTGAAGAGgttttagaaaaaattaaaatcttcacCGAAAAG gGATACGACAAATTTCCGATTTGCATGGCCAAGACTTCGAACTCCTTAACCGGTGATCCCTCCATCAAGGGAGCTCCCACTGACTTCACGCTAAAGATCAACGGAATATTCGTATCGGTAGGCGCCGGCTTCGTGGTGCCCATGGTCGGGGAGATCTCGAAGATGCCCGGACTGCCGACACGACCTAGCATCTACGATATTGACCTCAACACAAAAACAGGGGAAATCGAAGGCCTTTTCTAA
- the LOC101743494 gene encoding C-1-tetrahydrofolate synthase, cytoplasmic isoform X1, translating into MWKNSEELEAVQESIENDLRQQVTRLRSKWSGFEPRLAIVQVGGREDSNVYIRMKLKAAEKIGIAAEHIRLPRDITEIELLAKITSLNESPSVHGIIVQMPLDSDHAIDAHRVTDAVSPDKDVDGLNTINEGRVAVGDLSGFIPCTPAGCVELIKKTGVTIAGKNVVVLGRSRIVGTPVSELLKWEHATVTVCHSKTKNLSEITKTAEILVVAIGRPEMVRGSWIKPGAVVIDCGINAIEDPTKKSGQRLVGDVAYQEAVKVASAVTPVPGGVGPMTVAMLMRNTVQAARRQLDRLLAPSWPLKPLRLTPITPPPSDIVIARSQKPKDIGELAAEIGLCPSEVSQYGRTKAKISLSVLDRLRNQRTGKYIVVAGITPTPLGEGKSTTLIGLVQALTAHRGKNAFACMRQPSQGPTFGVKGGAAGGGYSQVIPMEEFNLHMTGDIHAVTAANNLLAAQMDARIFHELTQKDGPLYDRLVPKIKGVRKFSPIQLRRLKRLGIDKTDPDSLTAEERVKFARLNIDPTKIMWNRVVDLNDRYLRKITIGQSPTEKGFTRETAFDISVASEIMAILALGNDVDDIKERLASMVVALDKDGNAVTADDLGMTGALLVLLRDAFEPTLMQSLEGTPVLVHAGPFANIAHGCSSILADKIAMKLAGPAGYVATEAGFGSDIGMEKFFDIKCRASGDRPHCAVIVATVRALKMHGGGPPVSPGLPLHDVYLQENLDLLHKGLCNLGKHISNGNKFGIPVVVAVNKHGNDSAAELSLVQDFALHNGAFRAVVCSHFTDGGAGAIELADAVIDACNRPTHFQYLYPLSFSIQDKIHTIASQMYGASEIEYTEEVLEKIKIFTEKGYDKFPICMAKTSNSLTGDPSIKGAPTDFTLKINGIFVSVGAGFVVPMVGEISKMPGLPTRPSIYDIDLNTKTGEIEGLF; encoded by the exons ATGTGGAAGAATTCTGAAGAATTGGAAGCTGTACAAGA ATCTATAGAAAATGACCTGCGTCAACAAGTGACTAGGCTCCGTTCAAAATGGTCTGGCTTCGAGCCCAGGCTTGCCATCGTGCAGGTGGGCGGGCGCGAGGACTCCAACGTCTACATCAGGATGAAGCTGAAGGCAGCTGAGAAAATTGGTATCGCCGCCGAACATATCCGCTTACCAAGGGACATCACTGAAATAGAG ctgttagcaaaaatAACGAGTCTGAATGAATCTCCTTCGGTTCACGGCATCATTGTTCAAATGCCCCTTGATTCGGACCACGCGATCGACGCTCATCGAGTCACTGATGCTGTCTCGCCTGATAAAGATGTTGACGG CTTAAACACAATTAACGAAGGTCGAGTAGCAGTAGGTGATCTGTCCGGATTCATTCCTTGCACTCCGGCCGGGTGCGTGGAACTGATTAAGAAGACCGGCGTCACTATAGCTGGCAAAAATGTGGTAGTGCTCGGGCGGAGTCGCATTGTGGGTACTCCGGTGTCAGAGTTGCTGAAATGGGAACACGCTACTGTCACAGTGTGCCATTCAAAGACTAAGAATTTGAGTGAAATT acTAAGACAGCAGAAATACTGGTGGTGGCGATCGGTCGTCCAGAGATGGTCCGAGGTTCTTGGATCAAGCCTGGAGCGGTCGTTATAGACTGTGGTATCAACGCTATTGAGG ATCCTACAAAGAAAAGCGGGCAACGTTTAGTGGGCGACGTGGCTTACCAGGAGGCGGTCAAAGTAGCTTCGGCTGTGACTCCTGTGCCGGGCGGCGTGGGGCCCATGACCGTGGCGATGCTCATGCGGAACACCGTGCAGGCAGCGCGCCGACAGCTCGACCGCTTGCTTGCCCCCTCTTGGCCTCTGAAACCGCTTCGCCTCACCCCGATTACGCCACCGCCCAG TGACATCGTAATAGCTCGTTCTCAGAAGCCTAAAGACATCGGAGAGCTGGCGGCAGAGATCGGTCTGTGTCCGAGCGAGGTGTCTCAATATGGACGTACTAAGGCCAAGATTTCACTGTCCGTTCTCGACAGACTACGCAACCAACGCACAGGGAAATACATCGTAGTTGCTGG TATAACTCCGACACCACTTGGTGAAGGTAAAAGCACCACTCTAATAGGTCTGGTGCAAGCGTTGACAGCACATCGCGGGAAGAACGCGTTTGCATGCATGCGGCAACCGAGTCAGGGACCGACCTTTGGCGTTAAAGGGGGTGCTGCTGGAGGGGGCTACTCTCAA GTAATTCCAATGGAGGAGTTCAACCTGCACATGACTGGCGACATTCATGCCGTAACCGCTGCCAACAATCTTCTTGCTGCACAAATGGACGCGCGCATCTTCCACGAGCTGACACAGAAGGACGGACCTCTGTATGACCGTCTCGTCCCCAAGATCAAAGGCGTCAGGAAGTTCTCTCCTATCCAGCTACGCAGACTGAAGAGATTGGGAATCGATAAAACGGACCCTGACTCTTTAACTGCCGAAGAGAGGGTTAAGTTCGCTCGACTCAATATAGACCCAACAAAGATTATGTGGAACAGAG TTGTGGATCTAAACGACAGATATCTTCGAAAGATTACAATAGGCCAGTCTCCTACGGAAAAAGGCTTTACTCGGGAGACTGCTTTCGATATTTCCGTCGCTTCGGAGATCATGGCTATTCTGGCGTTAGGTAATGACGTAGACGACATCAAAGAACGACTCGCCAGCATGGTGGTGGCCCTCGATAAGGACGGCAACGCTGTCACCGCAGACGACTtg GGCATGACGGGAGCGTTGCTGGTGTTGCTACGTGATGCGTTCGAGCCGACGCTGATGCAGAGTCTGGAGGGCACGCCGGTGCTGGTGCACGCAGGACCCTTCGCCAACATCGCGCACGGCTGCTCCTCCATACTGGCCGACAAGATCGCCATGAAGCTGGCCGGTCCCGCTGGATACGTCGCCACTGAAGCTGGATTTGGATCTGATATTG GAATGGAGAAGTTCTTCGACATAAAGTGTCGCGCAAGCGGTGACCGGCCTCACTGCGCGGTCATCGTTGCGACCGTGCGCGCGCTCAAGATGCACGGCGGCGGCCCGCCCGTCTCACCCGGCCTGCCTCTGCATGACGTCTACCTGCAG GAGAACCTAGATCTGCTACACAAAGGTCTATGTAACTTGGGCAAACACATCAGTAACGGCAACAAATTTGGTATTCCGGTCGTTGTAGCTGTCAACAAACACGG AAATGATAGCGCCGCGGAATTGAGTTTGGTGCAAGACTTCGCTCTGCACAACGGCGCGTTCAGGGCGGTGGTGTGTAGCCACTTCACCGACGGCGGGGCGGGCGCTATCGAGCTTGCCGACGCCGTTATCGACGCCTGCAACCGACCCACGCATTTCCAGTACCTATACCCCCTGAGCTTCTCCATCCAGGACAAGATTCACACAATCGCCAGTCAGATGTACGGCGCTTCCGAAATCGAATACACTGAAGAGgttttagaaaaaattaaaatcttcacCGAAAAG gGATACGACAAATTTCCGATTTGCATGGCCAAGACTTCGAACTCCTTAACCGGTGATCCCTCCATCAAGGGAGCTCCCACTGACTTCACGCTAAAGATCAACGGAATATTCGTATCGGTAGGCGCCGGCTTCGTGGTGCCCATGGTCGGGGAGATCTCGAAGATGCCCGGACTGCCGACACGACCTAGCATCTACGATATTGACCTCAACACAAAAACAGGGGAAATCGAAGGCCTTTTCTAA